The genomic region TAGCTTAGTTTCCCAAAATATATCTATTATCGTTAACAACAATCCAATACTTAAAAATAAAATAGGCATAATATTCTCCAATTTACTAAACTTTTACTGTCGCTTCTACCCTCATAATATTCATGTACGTCCAAATCAGATAGCCATTTTGTTAACATTGAATAGTCGTCCGTACAATCTCGAAGTTGACGTACCTTTATTCTTTCATCTTCGAAAAATATTGCCATTAATACCCTCCTCCAATGTTTTAATCTCATTTATTTACAACCTTTAAATTAACTGTAGAATATAGGGGGTAAGCTTTTGATATTTCTAAATTCCTTGACTATTTGCCGCGAACCTTTCTCTTGAACCTTTTCACTGAATCTTATAAATCCTCTTTCCCCCTTTTTAGGATATTCTACTCTAGGTTTTCTTGCCATAAGATCACCCTTAACTCTTAATTTGTTGTTATGTGAATGTTTCGACAGTTGTTTGGAAAGTCCTTTTTTAAAACCAAAACCCACCCTAAAAAATAAGGTGGGTTAGAAGTATTGAAATATCAAAAGCCTGAACATCCCGTACGTTTTGTCAAGTTTCTTTATAATATGTTTATTTTTAACTTTTTTTCTTTTAAATGGATATAGTTGAACATAAGTTCCCTTAGTTTAGAAAAAGTGCTTTTTAAAAATTACGCAGCTTTACTTGTTTCTTTTTCACGACGTTCATATTTTCTATTGTTTTTGATCATACTCCATATTACTCTTGTTAAATGCCGTCCTAAGGACCGCAGAGCTTGATTGTATTTCTTGCCTTCATCACATTTTTTTTGGAAGTAAACTTTAGATTCATCAACCCTTCGCACATGATGCTGCAGTGCTTGCATCATAGCTTTTTTCGCATGTTTGTTAACTTGTTTAGGTGATTTTGTTCCTTCATATAGGCCAGAACTATTGTCAAGAGGAGCCATACCTAGGTAGATTGCTAACCCAGCCTCAGAGTCAAACCTACTAATTGTACCTATTTCTGCAGCTATTATTCCAGAACAAATAGGGCCAAAGCCTGGTATGCTTCGAATAAGAGAGCCCAATCTTGACTGCCTAACTAATGATTTGATTTGTTTTTCTAATTCAATTAACCTTTCTTTAAGGGCTAATAAGCGCGAAGCATCTTCTGCTATCATAGGGCCTACCCACTCTACTTCTGAGCCAAAGCTAGCTTCCTCTTGCCACCTTTGTAACTTTTTAGCATGTCCTTTACCAACACCTTGAATCTTGAGTATTGTCGGTAATCTAAGTCTTTTTAACTTACGCAAGTCCGGACGACAGCTCAAAAAGCGCAGTACATAAAAGGCATCCACAGATGCAAACATTTTCAAAAAACCTGGGCATACAGATTGCAGATCTGCTTGCATTCTATTTTGTATTATAACTTTTTCTTTAACTATCTGATGGCGACGGCGACTAATACGTTTTAATTTAGTTTCAATCTCAGATGTGTTATGCACTTCTTGAAGCACTTCCTTGCCTTGTTCCATCATTGGGGCCATCATCATAAGGGTGACTATTTGTCTTGCATCCATGCGGTCATTTTTCTCTGGTGTAGCGAAGATTTCTTTAAAACGGGCAAACTTTAGGTTATTAACATTTAGTAACATGTACCCTTTATCTTTAACCATTTGATCTAATGGCCGAGCATGGCCATTAGTCCCCTCCATACCAACAACTATGTCTGATACTTCATAAGCTTGTACAAAAGATGTTATTTGATTAAAGAAATACCTAAACCCTTTCTGGCTATGGGGTATCTCAAAATCCTTTAAAATATCTCCTGCTAAGCCTATAGCTACATGATGATTGTAATAACCTACGTCTACACCAACTATCATCTGCTGACCTTGCATCATTCTCCCTCCTATTTTTTATTTGCACCCAATTAAAGTTGTAATCCAACGTTACGTCTACTAGCAGAGCCACTTCCCGTAGGACGGCATCATCCCGGTCAACGTTACGGACACAACAAAAACGAGGGCGGCATTTCAGGACTGAGTTAACTCATTTCTGAGCAACTGACCCCGCGAGCCACACCCTCGTTTGCTAATCATTATATCAGTTTATATTATAATTTAAAGGGGTGTGACTCAATTTTTTAAAGAATCAGACCCCTTTAATCACAAATTTATACGTAATATATTAGGGGTCTATCTCATATTTCCATGGTAGACCCCAATGTTTTTCATTTACGATCATTATAAATAATTATTAATAAACTTACTTATACTTTCTATAGCTTTATCCGGGGCGACCCAAAAATCAGGCTTAAAACCCACCCCTTCTGAATCACTAAGATCAGGATTTAAAATTAATGTTTGTCCGAATTGCACTCTTGTTAGGGAATTCGGCAATATATAATTATGATTATTTCCAACCAAGCTGACTCCTGCAGTATTTGTCCCTATAAAAATAACATTGTCTAGTTTTGCCAAATAATCTATAAAACTTTCCCCAGATGAACCCGTATTTTTATCAGTTATAACAAAGATGGGAGTCGAATTTTTTCTTAGTTGTGGGTTGCTGTAATATGTTGGTGCCCAACCAGGGTAATAATCTTGTAGACGAATTTCTTCAATATCCCTAACTCCCCCCCTTTTTATTGCATCAGTTGTAGTGTTAGTAAATAAAGTACTTGACACAGTACTTCTTTGGACTTTTTCGCCGGTATAGTTTTCTATCCATTCTATTGGATAAATAACATATCCCCCTGTGTTCCCTCTTACATCAATTATAAAGTGATCCTCGTTCTTTAGTTTCTTTGCATCTTCGGTAAAGTTTGCTAGAAGTTCTTCTTCCCTATTTGTTTGCCAATGCATTGCCCGAATTCCTATTATAGGAATGGAATCCACTTCTCCGTAGGTATATATCTCTTCTCCAACATTTTCTGATGCACTTACTTTTTGCAAAGACACAGTTTCCGTTGTTTTATCATCCTCTGATTGAAGGGTTATATCAATGTGCTGTTCTAATCTTGTCGAAGGATACAGGCCACCTAGAAAATACACTAGTTCTCCTTCTTCATTAATTGAGAGTTTTATATAATCTTCTATATCACCATCATCTATATCTGTTAAGTAATACTTATTATTGTCTATTAAAGTGTAGAATCCGTTATCATCCTTTAAGAAAGAAAATTCATCACTACTATAATAAATATACTCTTGATATAATTGCCTCATCCCAATTCTAAAGTGACCGTCCTGTATAAAGTCTAAATTTTGTTCTAAGATCATTTCTAATTCCCTGTTGTATAGTTTTTCTTCTTTTTGGTTAATTTCATCAATGATGTTTTCTTTGGCGTTTAAAAATTTATCATCCCCACCAAAGTATTCATATGCCGCATATCCATATTTAAGGATGCCGAAAAAATACTCCACATCAGCTATAGCTTCCTCAGCTGTTATAAAGGTTACCCGTTCATCTATTTCAACAAATTTATCATCAGGCTCTTCACCAAAGTCTTCATACTCGTAGAGCAGCTTATTAAACTCATCAATTAATTCCTTTTCATCATCAACAGGTGCAAAAGATCGGTTTTCAGCAACCAGTTCCTTTATTTCTTCTGGAATTTCTACCTGCTGCTGCACCTCATTACTTTCACACCCTGTAAAAAGAATTATAGTTATGGTACACAGAAAAAGGATTAAAGAATGATTCAATTTAATCACCGACTTTCCTCCCCTTCAAACTTAAATTTTAAAACAAAGTAATTGAAATAAAGTTTTTTGTTATTGAATTTCTTTTTTCCTGACCTTCCATGGACTGATTATGGGCTTGCAATGAAAATGATAGGGGTCAGATTTTTCATATTTTAATATTCCTTAGCTATCTGCTGCGATACCTCTCTCATTAACTTTTTCACTGAGTCTGATACATCCCCTTTCCCTCTTTTAACATTAGATATTACAGGTGAGGAAATCCCTAGCCTATTACTAATTTCAATGTTTGTTACAGTACTATATCTGGTGCTTAATAATATAATTGCTTTTCTAGCATCTACATAGCTTTGCTGTTTTGTTTTTTGGGCCAGTTCTTTTTTGCTAATGTCAACTTTCTCACAAACCACATCTATAATTCTATCTATATCAACCTCATTATCATCTGCGCTAAATCAACTAGCTTCGCTACCTTCCTTGTTTTTTTCTTCGTAGCCCATAATATTACACAAGCTGTAAAATAGCTTTTTGTTTTTCATTAACTCATAGTAATCTCCCTGTTCTACCAGTTCCCCTTCATCTAATACAAAAATTTCATCATATAACTTCAGTAACTCTTTATTCAGCCGGTGAGTTATTACAATAGATGTTATATCATCCATTGCTAGGATCTGCTTTTCTATATTGCTAGCTATTTTATTATCAAGAGCTGAAGTAGCTTCATCTAATATAAGTATGGGCGTACCCTTAATCAGAGCCCTGGCTATAGATAACCTTTGTTTTTCTCCTCCAGATAGATTCGCACCATTTTCTCCCACTTGATACGACAATCCATTGGGTAGCTTTTTAACCATTTCATTCAATCCTGATTGAGCTAGGACATTTTTTAGGGAGTTTTCGTCAAAGTCTTTATACAATGTGATATTATTTTTTACAGTGTCATCAAACATAAAAACATTTTGCTGAATCACTGACATAAAAGAATACAAATCTTCAGCAGATATTTGTCTAACATCTCGTCCATCAACTTTTATTTCTCCATCGTAATCTTCAAAGTAACCTAGCAAAAGCTTTATTAAAGTACTTTTGCCACTTCCACTTCCTCCCACAATAGCATACTTTTTCCCTTTTTCTATGCTGAGACTTATGTTATTTACAACTTTTTTTTCCGGTCCATATGAAAATGATACGTCTTTTAATTGAATGCTTTCAGCAAAATCTGATTTAGGTATGAATTCTTTTGTGTTCCCATTTTGTTCCATAGCTTTTTTAAATTTTTCTTCGATGGATTTAACAGATTGTATTCTATTATATACAGATGGTATTTGACCAACTGGCGTTGTAATGTTATTCATAAGCTGGACTGCAGCAATCAGTAATCCAAAAGTTAAATCTCCTATTATCACAAAGTATGTTCCCACAGAAAGTGCTGTTAAAAAAATAAGGAATCCAAACGCAGCCCCTAGTATGTCAACTAAGTGGCTTAACTTTAGAAAAGAAAACTTACTTTCTTCTACATTTTCGTTACTCTTTTTATATTCGTCACTTAGTTTGTCCTCTATATGGAAACTTTTAATTACTTCAAAACCAGCAAATAAGTCTTTGACTTTCATCGTAAAATCACTCAAAAATTTTGAATGTGCCATTCTTCTGTTTTTTACACCTTTAGAAAATAACGTCGGCACAGCCAAGGTAGCTACTCCTAACACATATATACTCAAAGCAATATATGGGTTTATGTAAAAAATAGCAATGGAGCCTAACACTAAACGTGATACGTGCATAATCATTTCTAAGTTGGCGCTAAAGTAGTCTTTTTCAACTATGTTTATATCGTTAGTTAAAACTGAAATGTAATTGGCACTGTTCATGGCTTGAAAAGAGCGAATATCCTTTTTTAAAATCCCGGAAAAAATATCTCTTTTTAGATTTAAGACTGATTTTTTAATTAGACTAGCCTGTAATATTTTAACTATGTAATTAGTGGCAAAAAGAATTACAACAAAAAACAAGCCATATATAACCGCGCCATAAAAATCTTGCAAGCTCCCTTTATCCCCAGTATCTATTATTTGTTGTATCATAAAGGCAATTCTTATCTCTAAAAAAGCAGCTAAAAATATAAACCCTACAGTAGCTAAAAATAGCTTCAAGTCTCCTATGATATATTTTTTCACACAAACACCTTCTTTCTTTATTTTAAAGATCGGTAATAAAGTTTTGGAAATTAAATATCGCAATGCTTGCCTTTTCAGCTATATATAATTCTAATGCGTTGTGGCTGTAACTAAATCGTTGTTGTCAAGAGCTTAAACAATAAGACGACTAAAAGTAAACGCCTTTTCACCTTATTCCCCTCTCATTAGTACTATAATCAAATATTACATTATTTTCTGAATGTTAACAAGGGACATTGAAGTCCCTTGACATTGTGTTATAATTATGCTATCGGGAGTGATGAAAATGAAATATAATCTTGATTGCTTTGGTCAATATTTAAGAGAGTTACGGGGTAAGTTAAGGCTTTCTCAAAGTGACGTTTATGATTTTTCTGGTGTAAGTGAAAAAACTTTGCGCAGGATTGAGGCCGGTAAGGTAATTCCAAAGTTTGAAACTTTGGAAGCTTTATCTTCTATCTACAAAGAGGATTTAAACCTTTTATTACTAAAGTATAGAGATGAAGCTTATTCACTTTTTTTAGATGTCCAGGGTAATCTAGAAAGAAAGCTTAATGAAGATGACATCGTTAATTTGAATAAGAATCTAAAAGAATTAAGCTATTTATCAAAAACAATGCAAAATGATTATTATGTTCTCCAAGCTAGACAGTTAATTTTGCTAACTGAAGCAGTTATATTTTATAAGCTCGATAAAAAATTCAGTGAAGCATACTATAAACTGTTAGATGCTATAAAACTGACTACCTCAGATTTTAACTTAGAGAACTATGCAGATTTTCCATACTCGTCTATGGAAGTTAGGATCTTAATGAATATTGCTTTTATTTTAAATAAGCTTGGTGATAAGGAAAAGTATATAGAAATTATGGAGTTTATATTTGATTACATAGAAAGTAGCGACAGTATTTACCCAAAGGTATGTCATAATTTAGGAGTAGCTTACAAAAGAGCAAAGAAGTATAGAAAAGCTATTAAATTTGCTGAGCTAGGAATTCAGCATTGTAAAAGAAACCAGCAATTTAACGGATTACCTATACTTTATTATGGAAAAGGAGTAGCTGAATTTGATTTACAGGATAATGAATATATTCGATCTATTAAAAAGGCAATCTATCTATGCGAAGCCTGCGGCAATAAAAAATTAAAAAGCTTTATACTATCCAAATGTAAAAACTCGTTAAAGACCCCATATGATTTTGAAGCAGTTTGTCTTGATGATTGAATGGGTATAATTAACTGTAAAAGCATAAAACATCTTAAGCTGCTTGCTTAGGATGTTTTATGCTTTATATGGGCGAAGGGCAAATTAGTTTCTTTATTCTCGTTTCTTAGAAATTCTTGAAACTTAGTATCCTAAAGTATTAATAGAAAAACTTTTTTATTTCTTCCATTAGCAGATTATAGTTTGCCTCATTTGGCTTTTCCAAGAAATTGTTAATAGCTTTTACAGTACTATCATCAAATAGTAGTTTTACCTTAAAATTTTCATTTCTTAATAATGACTTAGCCTTTTCAGTATCTTCCTCTCTCACTATAAGGCCTGCAAGGTCAATTATTCTTAATGATATTTCTTTTTGGCTCTTAAATTTTTCTAGCTTAATATGCTTTTTATGTTCAATAGATTTAGAAAAATACCCGCCTAGAAAAACCGTTATAACCAATGCTACTACAGATTGAATAGCAGTTGCATTTGTGAACTGATCAGTAGAAAGTTTTATCAGCAAATCATGAACTAAGTAAAAAACATACCCTGTTAACAGCAAAAAACCTAAGACTGCAAAAACTGAATAAATATAATAACCTTTATTGTGTGCATCATTATTTTTCATAATATCCCAACTTTTCATCGTTTTTTGATATAACTGTTATTCTTTAAGAAATATTTATTTTTCTCTTTAATATACAATATACTTATAAACCCTCGCTGTACTATTTTATAAGTTGCCGACTGCACACCATTATTTCTTCTGTGTAATTTAAACATTTCGTCTACTATCAAATCCACTTTCCGTTGAACGACATTTAACCCTGTCAAATTAACAAATATATTTTCATGTTTGTCGGTATCACTTTATTATTCCCTTACCTTTTTGATATTCATATGTATCTAAAACAAAACTTGCGACTGTCTTTGCTGAATTTACTACCAATAATGCGTGATGTCTATATGGTTTATATGTTCTAGCATGTGAGTCGCTCATTTTATTTCTAATACCACCTAAGCCGACAACAATACTATTTAATCCACCTAATACTTGTTTCAAAGAACTATCTATATCTATCCTATTAGGCTCTAAGTTAAGCAATTTCTTTACTCTCTTATATAATTTATTTAGATCCCCATCATACTCTAGTGGATCACTTTCTAACTTTTTCTCTAATTCAATAAATACAGCTTCAACTAATGAACGAGAGTTTGTTATAGCTCCGTCAAAATCTTCGCATAATAACTTAGTATCACACTTTTTTAATTGCTCATTAATAAACTCATGAGACAGCCTATCAATCTTATTGGACGTTTCAACAGTTCCTAATGTCAGATTTTTAACTTTATTAAAATGGCCTACTTTAATTATTGCATAACCATCGTATTTTAAATATTTATTTAAAATATTTACAATATCTTCTAACATTTTTTGGTCTTCGGTATAGTTCCTAGGGTCTAACAATAACTTAACAATTTATATAAGTTTCTAGTGGCATTTAGTTCTCGAATATTTTGTTCAGTATATGACCG from Proteinivorax hydrogeniformans harbors:
- a CDS encoding S41 family peptidase, coding for MIKLNHSLILFLCTITIILFTGCESNEVQQQVEIPEEIKELVAENRSFAPVDDEKELIDEFNKLLYEYEDFGEEPDDKFVEIDERVTFITAEEAIADVEYFFGILKYGYAAYEYFGGDDKFLNAKENIIDEINQKEEKLYNRELEMILEQNLDFIQDGHFRIGMRQLYQEYIYYSSDEFSFLKDDNGFYTLIDNNKYYLTDIDDGDIEDYIKLSINEEGELVYFLGGLYPSTRLEQHIDITLQSEDDKTTETVSLQKVSASENVGEEIYTYGEVDSIPIIGIRAMHWQTNREEELLANFTEDAKKLKNEDHFIIDVRGNTGGYVIYPIEWIENYTGEKVQRSTVSSTLFTNTTTDAIKRGGVRDIEEIRLQDYYPGWAPTYYSNPQLRKNSTPIFVITDKNTGSSGESFIDYLAKLDNVIFIGTNTAGVSLVGNNHNYILPNSLTRVQFGQTLILNPDLSDSEGVGFKPDFWVAPDKAIESISKFINNYL
- a CDS encoding ABC transporter ATP-binding protein; this translates as MKKYIIGDLKLFLATVGFIFLAAFLEIRIAFMIQQIIDTGDKGSLQDFYGAVIYGLFFVVILFATNYIVKILQASLIKKSVLNLKRDIFSGILKKDIRSFQAMNSANYISVLTNDINIVEKDYFSANLEMIMHVSRLVLGSIAIFYINPYIALSIYVLGVATLAVPTLFSKGVKNRRMAHSKFLSDFTMKVKDLFAGFEVIKSFHIEDKLSDEYKKSNENVEESKFSFLKLSHLVDILGAAFGFLIFLTALSVGTYFVIIGDLTFGLLIAAVQLMNNITTPVGQIPSVYNRIQSVKSIEEKFKKAMEQNGNTKEFIPKSDFAESIQLKDVSFSYGPEKKVVNNISLSIEKGKKYAIVGGSGSGKSTLIKLLLGYFEDYDGEIKVDGRDVRQISAEDLYSFMSVIQQNVFMFDDTVKNNITLYKDFDENSLKNVLAQSGLNEMVKKLPNGLSYQVGENGANLSGGEKQRLSIARALIKGTPILILDEATSALDNKIASNIEKQILAMDDITSIVITHRLNKELLKLYDEIFVLDEGELVEQGDYYELMKNKKLFYSLCNIMGYEEKNKEGSEAS
- a CDS encoding helix-turn-helix domain-containing protein, with the protein product MDRIIDVVCEKVDISKKELAQKTKQQSYVDARKAIILLSTRYSTVTNIEISNRLGISSPVISNVKRGKGDVSDSVKKLMREVSQQIAKEY
- a CDS encoding IS110 family transposase; this encodes MMQGQQMIVGVDVGYYNHHVAIGLAGDILKDFEIPHSQKGFRYFFNQITSFVQAYEVSDIVVGMEGTNGHARPLDQMVKDKGYMLLNVNNLKFARFKEIFATPEKNDRMDARQIVTLMMMAPMMEQGKEVLQEVHNTSEIETKLKRISRRRHQIVKEKVIIQNRMQADLQSVCPGFLKMFASVDAFYVLRFLSCRPDLRKLKRLRLPTILKIQGVGKGHAKKLQRWQEEASFGSEVEWVGPMIAEDASRLLALKERLIELEKQIKSLVRQSRLGSLIRSIPGFGPICSGIIAAEIGTISRFDSEAGLAIYLGMAPLDNSSGLYEGTKSPKQVNKHAKKAMMQALQHHVRRVDESKVYFQKKCDEGKKYNQALRSLGRHLTRVIWSMIKNNRKYERREKETSKAA
- a CDS encoding abortive infection family protein is translated as MLEDIVNILNKYLKYDGYAIIKVGHFNKVKNLTLGTVETSNKIDRLSHEFINEQLKKCDTKLLCEDFDGAITNSRSLVEAVFIELEKKLESDPLEYDGDLNKLYKRVKKLLNLEPNRIDIDSSLKQVLGGLNSIVVGLGGIRNKMSDSHARTYKPYRHHALLVVNSAKTVASFVLDTYEYQKGKGIIK
- a CDS encoding helix-turn-helix transcriptional regulator, encoding MKYNLDCFGQYLRELRGKLRLSQSDVYDFSGVSEKTLRRIEAGKVIPKFETLEALSSIYKEDLNLLLLKYRDEAYSLFLDVQGNLERKLNEDDIVNLNKNLKELSYLSKTMQNDYYVLQARQLILLTEAVIFYKLDKKFSEAYYKLLDAIKLTTSDFNLENYADFPYSSMEVRILMNIAFILNKLGDKEKYIEIMEFIFDYIESSDSIYPKVCHNLGVAYKRAKKYRKAIKFAELGIQHCKRNQQFNGLPILYYGKGVAEFDLQDNEYIRSIKKAIYLCEACGNKKLKSFILSKCKNSLKTPYDFEAVCLDD